The sequence ACCTCAAACTAGGAACCGGATCAAACCGCTTTGGACCGGTTCCATTCAGAGGTGGTTATAATATTCATTCATGTAGATGTCGACCCTAAACACTGGTGAccggtcaaaggtcaaaggtcatggagccaaatctatatatgacttctatcagtgatcaataggaactataacTGCAGAACTCCCCAAGGAAGCTATATATGAAATTTACAAACATGTtcaaaccatcaacatatggaccagtagaaggagaggaacatttagaatattaaaaaaaaaaaaaaaaaaaaaaaaaaaaatcattaaaaactcaaaaatctaaatttgtcaaagcTGTGAATAAACTAAAACCAAAGAAGAAACCAAATATGAAACGAATCCGACAGTAGTTTAgtcagagatgtttgaagaaatgactAATGAAGATGAAGACGCTGGACacgccttcacaacagctcatggccaATCAGCTGCTCAGCTAAAAAGTAGGTGGAGCTTCCTAATAACCCCGCCCCTGCTCCTCACTGATCTCTGCCTGAAGGTTCAGTTAAAGAGAACTGAAATCTATTCACCTGTTCTATAGGGACGTTCAGTTGAAGCAACACAAACATGGATCCTGGACCTGGACCCTGAGTCCTGGACCTGTATACGTTGTAATATCAGGGATTGTATGCGTTCAGGACTCAGGGTCCAGGTCCCGGTTCAGTCCCAGGGCAGGGATCCGTCTTTCACTGACACCagacgtttgtgtttttttttttaaataaacgttGGTGGtttttaaataaagttgaaaacCGTCCTGAATGTTTGAGGCTGAACACGTCTTTCCTgttctttctttttcagtttgtttgatgGTTTTAAGGGCCCGCGTCACCAACAAACATCATTTCCATGATAACAGTTGCCATGACGACGCTGTGCAGCGGGACAGCCTCCTCATTGCAGCTTTGGTTTGTGTAGATTTACCTCCAGACGAGTCGGGTCAGAAACTCCTGAAGAACTGAAGGGACAGTTCATAGGTCAGGAACATGGTGGCGCTCATGGGGAAACCACGGATGGCGTTGACTGACGCCCCCCGAAAGaaaacctgcaaaaacaacaacagacgTTTACTGAGGTTTTATTGACTTTAAAGGGGATTGAAACCAACAACCAACACTTTTACTGTTGACGTCAAAGAACTTGTGACTGAGACGACGTTTAGGATCCAGTCAAATTAAAGCCGTTAGAGACGTCCGTTCTGTATGAAAACGTGTCTTTAACCCCTTCATTCCCTTCATTCCCACCACATCCATatttggtctgttctgttctgtggttctgtttatgtttcTACTCCTTGGGTTTCACACGACTGCCCTTTGACCCGGTCCACATGGTCCACATGACCGTCCTGGAGGTTTTCAGGACCCGGATCGGTCTTTATTTACAGTCGTTGAAACCGTCGGCGTCCAAACGTGGCGCATGTTTGTTTTCCTGCGGACGATGAAACCAGATCCTGGTCTGGCCCGGTCCCTGCTCATGTGACCCAGTTCAGAGAAGACCCTCCTGCTGAGGGTTCCAGGGTTTCCTCAGGTTTCAGGTCTCAGTGATTAAACCATGTGTGTTTACAGCAGCTGTGCGGTCGGTCCCAGAGTCTGGTTTCATCAGAACCACGTGAGTCTTCAGTCCTGGACTCAGCAGGACCCGGGTGTCTGAGGGGATGTTACCAATATAAACTGGGTCGAGTGTCGTAGCTTTGGTTCCTGTTTATTTATTCTAAGTTGAACGGTTTTGTTTCTGTCCAGTTAAAGATCAAGTTTCTCCTGTACCTGGTCCGTCTGTGGGTGTGGTTTGGGTGTGGTGTGGGCGTGGTCTAGGACTCACCTGAGCGCCCTCCGTCCTATAGCTGTGGACGATGCAGTGGACGATGCCCTTGTACTTCCTGTGCAGCCGAGCGTCCGCCTGCATCCGACTCTTCACCACGTCGGCTGGCGTCGCCGTGACCCAGGAAATAGACCCTGACGGAGAAGTACAAAACACCTTAAAACAGCCTCCGAAACACCTTAAACAGTCCCAGAAACACCTTAAAACTGCTgttaaaaacaccttaaaacagtctcagaaacaccttaaaacagtctcagaaacaccttaaaactgctgtaaaaacaccttaaaacagtCTCAGAAACACCTTAAACAGTCCCAGAAACACCTTAAAACTGCTGtaaaaaaacaccttaaacagtcccagaaacaccttaaaactgctgtaaaaaacaccttaaaacagtctcagaaacaccttaaaactgctgtaaaaaacaccttaaaacagtctctgaaacaccttaaaaccaccttaaaattgCTTTAGAAACACCCACGTCACGTTGACTGAGTTTAACTGCCGCAGAATTAACTGTCCTGAACTCCACTACATATGTAGATGCATGTGGcggcggtggtggtggtagtggtggcgGCGGTGGGCGGTACCTGCCAGGCCTCCAGCGAGCCAGATGGCGCAGGGGTTGGGGGTGGAGGTGGCGTCGGGCCTCAGCAGGTCACAGAAGATGGTGTAGGGGATGAAGTAGAGCGTGTACCCCGGAACGTCCCGGAGAACCATGGCCCCGGCGCCGCGGTACAGGCCCTGGACGCCCTCGGCCTGAAGGATGCTGCTGATGCAGTGGATGGGCCCGCGGTACCCGCCCTGGACCGGAACACCCACGGAACGCAGGGGAACGTCTGAACCGCTAGGCACCGTACCTGCCAGATGGAGGTTCTCTGGAAACGAGAACAAGATGGAACATCAGGAGGGAACGTCGGGGGGGAACAACAAGGGGGAACGATAGGGAGGAACGTGAGGGGGGAACATCAGGAGGGAACATTAGGAGGGAATgacgggggggaggggggcatcAGGGGGGAATGTCAGGAGGGAATGTCAGAGGGGGGACATGCGGAGGGAACATCGGGAGGGAGGATCAGGGGGGAACGACAGGGGAGAACGTCAGGAAAATGACTTTAGCAGAACTCAAACGACCGTGTGTCCAGTGGAAtatttaacaaactgaaaaagtgaaACCAACTCCTTCATGACGTTTAGAACCAGAAGAACAGAGAACACATGTAAAGGACCTGGTTCCGTCAGGACACTGATGGACCTGAACCCTGACCTGGGTCAAAGGTCCACATGCCAGAGTGGACCTGGCAGACCCGTGTCATGTGGTTCCTGGTGGTTctaactagggctgtgcaattaattgaaattcaattacgatttcgattattacactcaacaattacaaaaattatgtaatcaagaaaaaacgattattaattttgagttttaattcatgcgcacgcaagctaccatgagctgctgggccccgcccccctctaagctaccgctgccagctagccggcagctCCGCCCCaccaggacagttgtacctagtggtctggaaaaatggcaggagaatcgcagcagaagtgcttggtaaacaaaaaaggcaagtcaacttcaattgtatggaatcactttgggtttgatgaagaagatgaagagcaaaaacacatcacgtgcaaaaagtgtttggtagttgtgttcgcaccgaccgctaacacaagaaacctttgtaaccatctgaagttgaaCCACCGTGACCTTTaggataatctgatgaaaaaccaaaacacaaaaaaaacaactccgtctacaacttcatcctcaatgcaatcttcaatctccgaatctctttacgctgcaactccctactcatcaacatcagAGAGAAAACATAACGGACTCCATTGAACATGacctggttaaaggtgtgtgCTCCATCAACACCACTGACAACTCaggcttcagacaaatggtgaatccactggacaaacgctatgttttgccttcaagatatcattttacacgagctgctacaacactgaacatacttgaatttataatttgcactttacgtgagttgtttttttttttttattgctccagttctatggcaagtctagagcagtttaattccagtgcactatttgtttacaaaaggaaacagacttgaatttacagtatacttatttgcattcaaagatttttttgtttcgtacaaaagtgaacatacttagttttagtatttaaaagctttatttatgtttaaagagtatattttacattgttgtgcaagaaaaaaaataaacaactttaaggttaacaaataatcatttttaataatcgtgatttcaattattgctaaaataatcgtgattattattttttctgtaatcgagcagccctagttctAACTGAACCTGCTGAACTCCAACACCGTCTGAGTTCATTCTggtccaggtcaaaggtcagtgacAGATGTTAAAAACAAACCAGACCGTAAACGAATAAAACAAACCGTTAGCGGGTCGATGATTCAACCATGAGTCACTTTATGGTTTTACAGACTGTGTCGACTGATCAGCTGATTGGACTGGATCAAAACATCCAGaaccatctacggatctaaactgtttaatacctgttgatccactacttctatcaatacatggaaataattggtgtaaaatacatggtcatcagatatgaccatatttggatgtccagagggtctgcagttaccatggaaacagcatcatcttctacaacactgattcaccaataaaacccaaaatgaaccaaaaaacccctgtaaaataataatgtaaaaaaaaaaaaaaaaacaggctcaaataaagtcaaaaaataaaataagcaacgagaaacaaacaaaaactagcaaagtattgaataaactgaacaaaaatgaataataaaacaacaaaataataactaacatgaacaaagtatgacacaaactgaacaaaactgaagaataaaaaaaaggcaaaaaaataaagaaaaattaaccaaataaagaaaagcaaataagaaaatgtgtaaaacaataaacaaacatgaagtaaatcagtaaaaaaaaaaaaggaacaaaatgaataaaacatagaaaaactgattcaccagtaaaaccgaaaatgaaccaaaaaagcctacaaaataataaatgtgaaaaaaaaaagaaaaaaactggctcaaataaagtaaaaacaaaaaaaaagcaacaaaatgaacaaaaacaggcaaagtattgaataaactgaacaaaaatgaataaaaaaacagagtaGTAACAAGTAACACGAACAAagtaagacacaaactgaacaaaacttaaaaaaaaaaaaaaacaggcaaggaaatgaacaaaaccaagcagaaaaacccaaaatgaaccaaaaaacctacaaaataatgaataatgtggaaaaaaaagcaaaaaaaaaaaaaaaaaaacaggctcaaataaagtcaaaaaataaaataagcaatgaaaaacaaacaaaaacaagcaaagtattgaataaactgaacaaaaatgaataaaaaaaaatataataagcaacattaacaaaaaaagaaaaaaactgaacaaaactgaagaattaaaaaaaaaaaaaggtaagaaactgaacaaaaacaacctaaataaataaataaaattaagcaaGAAAACCGAAGCGAAtaagaaaatgtataaaacaataaataaacataaagaaaatcggcaataaaaggaacaaaatgaataaaaaaaagaaaaactgactgAGCAGAAAAACCCACTGGATCCAGACAGTGGAtctagtttcctctgtttctgaaaaACTTTTGGACTCGTTCAGTTTTTATCAACATTGAAATTTTAATTAAATCAAATGCAGGAAAATCCTCCTTTGAAGTGAAAAATAATGTGTCCACAGTGAATCAAATATGAAACGATAAATGTGGAGAACATCAGGGATCGGACTGAGGAACCGCTGACGTGGCTCAGACGCTGGATGGAGCTGACTGGATCCAGGCCTGTAGGGTCACATGAACCAACCAGGACCAGGAGGCGGTCCATCCGGAACCCCGCCCCCCCACACATACCTGCCAGGAgcgtctgcgtctgcatctgcagGCGGATCTTGACCAGGTCCACCGGAGCCCCCAGAACCACCGACACCAGCCCGGTCAACATGCTGGCCGCCGTCAGGTCCAACAGGCCGCAGGGGTGGCGCCCGTCGCCATAGCGATACTTGCTGATCAGCCGCTGAGCGTTACTGAAGAAGCCAAACACCACGGAGTTATAGACGGTGATGGAGGCCAGAGGGAAGGACATGCCCTTGAAGAACCCGGacacctgggggggggggttaaagccGTCACATaaccaacagaaccacagcaAAGAATCAGAcactaaacaacaaaaacatctgtCATAGGGGTGGTCCGAGGGAAACAGTCTGTGGGCGCCCCAAGGGGGCGGAGcttaaacaacacaaacacagctgGACGATCGATCATCAACAGACGAGAACCACTGTCAGCGTCAACCCACAGACGCAGGTTTAACACTGGAGTATCATTAAGGTTTTCAGCAGAAAAACAATTAGA is a genomic window of Sphaeramia orbicularis chromosome 10, fSphaOr1.1, whole genome shotgun sequence containing:
- the slc25a48 gene encoding solute carrier family 25 member 48, whose translation is MQSFRLDDFLAGWIGGASSVVVGHPLDTVKTRLQAGQGYRNTLHCVLSIYRKETVSGFFKGMSFPLASITVYNSVVFGFFSNAQRLISKYRYGDGRHPCGLLDLTAASMLTGLVSVVLGAPVDLVKIRLQMQTQTLLAENLHLAGTVPSGSDVPLRSVGVPVQGGYRGPIHCISSILQAEGVQGLYRGAGAMVLRDVPGYTLYFIPYTIFCDLLRPDATSTPNPCAIWLAGGLAGSISWVTATPADVVKSRMQADARLHRKYKGIVHCIVHSYRTEGAQVFFRGASVNAIRGFPMSATMFLTYELSLQFFRSF